Proteins encoded in a region of the Triticum dicoccoides isolate Atlit2015 ecotype Zavitan chromosome 3A, WEW_v2.0, whole genome shotgun sequence genome:
- the LOC119267584 gene encoding vesicle transport protein SFT2B-like, whose protein sequence is MDALTRLHRSLAGGDDEEWQEDDILGDTEGLCSLSPLQRLYAFAACLVAGLALMMLSLIVFARPIKFALLFTFGNIMAVGSTVFVMGVNKQLRMMLDPVRVYATAIYAGCAVFALIFALLIHDKLLTLIAIICEICALFWYSLSYIPFARRIVSDLMVKLCDTEL, encoded by the exons ATGGACGCCCTCACCCGCCTCCACCGGTCGCTcgccggcggcgacgacgaggagTGGCAGGAGGACGACATCCTCGGTGATACCGAAGGCCTCTGCTCTCTGTCCCCTCTCCAG CGGCTCTACGCCTTCGCGGCTTGCTTGGTTGCTGGACTCGCCCTCATGATGCTG tcACTTATTGTTTTCGCCAGACCTATCAAATTTGCTCTGTTGTTTACATTTGGAAACATAATGGCAGTTGGCAG CACAGTCTTCGTAATGGGGGTAAATAAACAATTGAGGATGATGCTTGACCCAGTTCGTGTTTACGCAACGGCTATTTATGCTGGATGTGctgtttttgctctgattttcGCTCTTTTG ATTCATGACAAGCTGCTAACATTGATTGCAATCATATGTGAGATATGTGCGCTCTTCTG GTATAGCTTGAGCTACATCCCTTTTGCTCGGCGGATCGTCTCCGACCTGATGGTCAAGCTCTGCGACACTGAACTATGA
- the LOC119267583 gene encoding probable F-box protein At3g61730 has product MGKAFSLLRPEPQPQREPGEGMVMELRKRPRPRRLDPDFVSSPPPTPPRKRPRKQDAERKQPPRRPAAAQKPPAPSKRARCVQQGIGSPVAGLQPSRCCRIVAPLSRVSFIPRSRVPFNWYEPDIWTEVAKHLHGADLLRLSATCLWFFRLLYEDSIWRYAFLRDLSLRTNDPKMLRLLHVPRPFHRSWRLLYATAFDDTHAYCFRQPEKHIEWFRIGGFLMDTPKLLLTAKLALPPWRPILDDGPEISIGFMGACLLTNVRPGIWIADMNMVRCPVCNLNKCEGTMQVLDARHCELYLENKFRDGTWEYEDLGSHFSNGKLDTAAAAIFNYDYIDSPCIKNILNSKSWIRDRTNLLPKGCFTPVAVALSSNLKPNEGLLSRFQAMRDMSRGGQIVSVRITQQLL; this is encoded by the exons ATGGGCAAGGCCTTCTCCCTCCTGCGCCCGGAGCCACAGCCACAGAGAGAGCCGGGGGAGGGGATGGTGATGGAGCTGAGGAAGCGCCCGCGGCCGCGGCGCCTCGACCCCGACTTCGTCtcgtcgccgccgcccacgccgcccAGGAAGCGGCCGCGGAAGCAGGACGCGGAGAGGAAGCAGCCaccacggcggccggcggcggcgcagaAGCCGCCAGCGCCGAGCAAGAGGGCCAGGTGCGTGCAGCAGGGCATCGGGAGCCCCGTCGCCGGGCTCCAGCCTTCCAGGTGCTGCAGGATCGTGGCGCCGCTCTCGCGCGTCTCCTTCATCCCCCGCTCTCGCGTCCCCTTCAACTG GTATGAGCCGGACATCTGGACGGAGGTGGCCAAGCACCTGCACGGCGCTGACCTGCTGAGGCTCTCCGCCACCTGCCTCTGGTTCTTCCGCCTCCTCTACGAGGACTCCATCTGGCGCTACGCCTTCCTCCGCGACCTCTCGCTCCGCACCAACGATCCCAAGATGCTCAGGCTCCTCCACGTTCCCCGCCCGTTCCACCGCTCCTGGCGCCTCCTCTACGCCACCGCCTTCG ACGATACCCATGCGTACTGCTTCCGTCAGCCCGAGAAGCACATTG AGTGGTTTCGCATTGGTGGATTCCTGATGGACACGCCGAAGCTGCTGCTGACGGCCAAGCTGGCACTGCCACCGTGGAGGCCGATCCTGGATGATGGCCCGGAGATCTCCATCGGATTCATGGGAGCCTGCTTGCTCACCAATGTCCGCCCCGGCATCTGGATCGCTG ACATGAACATGGTGCGATGCCCCGTGTGCAACCTCAACAAGTGCGAAG GGACGATGCAGGTTCTGGATGCGCGGCACTGCGAGCTGTACCTGGAGAACAAGTTCAGGGATGGGACCTGGGAGTACGAGGACCTTGGCAGTCACTTCAGCAATGGGAAGCTGGATACTGCCGCCGCTGCCATCTTCAACTACGACTACATCGATTCCCCATGCATCAAAA ATATTCTCAATTCCAAGTCTTGGATCCGGGATCGCACCAACCTGCTGCCAAAGGGATGCTTCACCCCGGTCGCTGTCGCCCTCAGCAGCAACCTCAAGCCCAACGAAG GGTTGCTGTCGAGGTTCCAGGCGATGCGGGACATGTCGAGGGGCGGGCAGATCGTATCTGTCAGGATCACGCAGCAGCTCCTGTGA